Proteins encoded within one genomic window of Thiothrix litoralis:
- a CDS encoding glutathione S-transferase N-terminal domain-containing protein, translated as MASLSSRRSVMTLFSAPDCADSHRVRIVLAEKDITVDILNINPDNKPEDLAELNPYNTTPTLLDRDLVLYDARIIMEYLDERFPHPPLMPVDPVTRAHSRLALFRIEKDWFSLVDDIEHGDDATASQARKILRESVLSAAEVFSVKPYFLSDEFSLVDCTIAPILWRLPKYGIDVPEKQGKPILKYMERVFSRDAFQQSLSKVEKSIRP; from the coding sequence ATGGCTTCGCTTTCCAGCCGAAGATCTGTCATGACATTATTTTCCGCGCCTGACTGTGCAGACAGTCATCGTGTACGTATTGTGCTGGCGGAAAAAGATATTACCGTCGATATTCTCAATATCAACCCCGATAACAAACCTGAAGATCTCGCGGAGTTGAACCCTTATAATACCACGCCAACGTTACTCGACCGCGATCTGGTGTTGTATGACGCGCGTATCATCATGGAATATCTGGATGAGCGTTTCCCGCACCCACCGTTAATGCCGGTTGACCCAGTGACACGGGCGCATTCCCGTTTGGCTTTGTTCCGTATCGAAAAGGACTGGTTCTCACTGGTCGATGATATTGAGCACGGCGATGATGCTACGGCTTCCCAAGCTCGTAAGATCTTGCGGGAAAGTGTGTTGTCAGCGGCGGAAGTATTTTCCGTCAAGCCTTACTTCCTGAGTGATGAGTTCTCGTTGGTGGACTGCACGATTGCCCCGATCCTGTGGCGCTTGCCCAAATACGGTATTGATGTACCGGAAAAACAGGGTAAGCCTATCCTGAAGTACATGGAGCGGGTGTTTTCACGCGATGCATTCCAGCAGTCTTTGAGTAAGGTTGAAAAGTCGATTCGCCCATGA
- a CDS encoding cytochrome c1: protein MKKFIASVMFALSASVMVSGAALANEGGVHLESANINIHDQASLQVGAKYFANYCMGCHSLNFSRYNRVAADLGLTEEQVTKNLIFTRTDGEPTKAGELMKNGMSPKQSAEWFGAPPPDLSLVGRSRGSDWIYSYLKAFYVDKSRPMGVNNTVFENAGMPHVLWELQGLQAKECTKEGEGEHAVEHCEMKTVKAGTMSPAEYDKVARDITNFLTYVGEPAALHRKTYGVFVLLFLGLFAVLAYFLKKEYWKDVH, encoded by the coding sequence ATGAAAAAATTTATTGCAAGTGTAATGTTCGCACTGTCAGCTTCCGTGATGGTATCTGGCGCTGCGTTGGCCAATGAAGGTGGTGTGCATCTGGAGTCGGCGAATATCAATATTCACGATCAAGCCAGCCTGCAAGTGGGGGCGAAGTATTTTGCCAACTATTGCATGGGTTGCCATTCCCTGAATTTCAGCCGCTATAACCGTGTGGCGGCGGATCTGGGTTTGACTGAGGAACAGGTGACTAAAAACCTGATTTTCACCCGTACTGATGGCGAGCCGACCAAAGCTGGTGAGCTGATGAAAAACGGGATGTCCCCCAAGCAGTCAGCAGAATGGTTCGGTGCGCCGCCACCGGATTTATCGCTGGTTGGTCGCTCACGTGGGTCGGACTGGATTTACAGCTACCTGAAAGCTTTCTACGTGGATAAAAGCCGTCCGATGGGCGTAAATAATACCGTGTTTGAAAACGCTGGTATGCCGCATGTCCTGTGGGAATTGCAAGGTTTGCAAGCGAAAGAGTGCACCAAAGAAGGTGAAGGCGAGCACGCGGTTGAACATTGCGAAATGAAAACCGTTAAAGCAGGCACTATGTCCCCAGCCGAGTATGATAAGGTTGCACGCGATATTACCAACTTCCTGACCTATGTTGGTGAGCCAGCAGCACTACATCGTAAAACCTATGGGGTGTTTGTGTTGTTGTTCCTGGGGCTGTTTGCCGTACTTGCGTATTTCCTGAAGAAGGAATACTGGAAGGATGTTCATTAA
- a CDS encoding formylglycine-generating enzyme family protein — MTIAEPLTPEQRLLFIDELDHESIRQLQHDTAKAHQLTPYFHDTLKKGVTGPTLAVIPAGRFEMGSEPSEVGHQREEAPRHLTMITKPFAMGIYPITGEEFRLFRQDTEWFLRPELIWHEGRYPAINVRIEDIKLFLAWLSMQTGATYRLPTEAEWEYAARAGTTTPFHHGEDVSCKEVHFNPLFPYKEKLDKRRWYLPRCFPSPKASEVGLQAANAWGLHDVHGNVWEFTQDHWTASHLYANRDGRPSNSANPYWYVTKGGSWFDPAARARSAARKKRYLDEMDTNLGFRVVREL, encoded by the coding sequence ATGACCATCGCAGAACCCCTTACGCCCGAACAACGCCTATTATTCATTGACGAACTTGATCATGAATCAATCAGGCAGTTACAACATGATACAGCGAAAGCCCACCAACTCACCCCTTACTTTCACGATACCCTGAAAAAGGGTGTTACTGGCCCAACACTCGCGGTCATACCCGCCGGACGCTTTGAAATGGGTTCGGAACCCAGCGAAGTTGGTCATCAGCGCGAAGAAGCCCCGCGCCATCTCACCATGATCACCAAGCCGTTTGCGATGGGCATTTACCCCATCACGGGTGAAGAATTCCGCCTGTTCCGTCAGGACACTGAATGGTTTTTGCGCCCGGAACTCATCTGGCACGAAGGCCGTTACCCCGCAATCAATGTCCGCATCGAAGACATCAAACTGTTTCTGGCATGGCTGAGTATGCAAACAGGCGCAACCTACCGTCTGCCAACCGAAGCCGAATGGGAATACGCCGCCCGCGCTGGCACGACCACCCCTTTCCATCACGGTGAAGATGTAAGCTGCAAGGAAGTGCATTTCAACCCGCTGTTCCCCTACAAGGAAAAGTTGGATAAGCGCCGCTGGTATTTGCCGCGTTGCTTCCCCAGCCCCAAAGCCAGCGAAGTCGGCCTGCAAGCCGCTAATGCCTGGGGCTTACACGATGTGCACGGTAATGTGTGGGAATTTACTCAGGATCACTGGACAGCTTCCCACCTGTACGCCAACCGTGATGGTCGTCCTTCCAACTCGGCAAACCCGTATTGGTACGTCACCAAAGGCGGCTCATGGTTCGACCCGGCAGCGCGGGCGCGAAGTGCAGCCCGCAAAAAACGCTATCTGGATGAAATGGACACCAACCTCGGCTTCCGGGTAGTACGGGAACTTTAA
- the pilV gene encoding type IV pilus modification protein PilV, which translates to MPIRLPSPHKQSGLSLLEVLIATVVLSTGLLGLAGLQIAGMKTTHNSYQMQQATWIVHDLLERMRANKAEVFHMTTATPPVPDSKYLLTTAVTAATHCSTALSKDCSTGTHCTGGEMATYDVYNVMCGDGASSGINNVLMGGQLQVTCPTNDCRKGVTVNLQWDERNAASSQAGDFDGNTDGVESFNINLDAIL; encoded by the coding sequence ATGCCGATACGCTTACCATCCCCTCACAAACAGTCAGGTTTGAGCCTGCTGGAAGTCCTGATTGCTACGGTGGTACTGTCTACCGGGTTGCTGGGTTTGGCTGGCTTGCAAATCGCGGGGATGAAGACCACCCATAATTCCTATCAAATGCAGCAGGCTACCTGGATTGTGCATGACCTGCTGGAGCGGATGCGTGCCAATAAGGCAGAAGTGTTCCACATGACAACTGCTACGCCACCTGTTCCTGATTCCAAGTACCTTTTGACTACCGCCGTTACGGCTGCTACCCATTGCAGCACTGCCCTGAGTAAGGATTGTTCCACCGGCACTCATTGTACTGGGGGGGAGATGGCAACCTACGATGTTTACAACGTCATGTGTGGTGATGGGGCGAGCAGCGGTATCAACAATGTCCTGATGGGAGGGCAACTGCAAGTGACTTGTCCGACCAACGATTGTCGTAAGGGGGTGACGGTCAATTTGCAATGGGATGAACGCAATGCTGCAAGTAGTCAAGCAGGTGATTTTGATGGCAATACCGACGGCGTCGAAAGCTTCAACATCAATCTGGATGCCATTTTGTAG
- the petA gene encoding ubiquinol-cytochrome c reductase iron-sulfur subunit, translating to MANSGVDKGRRRVLIAATSVVGAAGVAAVAAPFLNSWNPSARALAAGAPVEVSVTKAEPGQQIRVVWRGKPVWLVNRTKEMLDALAGLEASLKDPNSENIKQQPEYAKNLARTREGKEQYLVLVGICTHLGCSPTYRPELAPADLGADWKGGWYCPCHGSKFDLAGRVFKNVPAGANLEVPPYYFKDDNTILIGEDGGKA from the coding sequence ATGGCAAATTCTGGAGTAGATAAAGGCCGTCGCCGCGTCCTGATTGCCGCCACATCAGTGGTAGGGGCAGCAGGGGTGGCAGCGGTTGCGGCTCCGTTCCTTAATTCATGGAATCCTAGTGCGCGGGCGCTTGCCGCTGGTGCACCGGTTGAGGTTTCTGTGACTAAGGCGGAGCCGGGTCAACAGATTCGTGTGGTTTGGCGCGGCAAGCCAGTGTGGCTGGTTAACCGTACCAAGGAAATGCTGGATGCGTTGGCGGGGTTGGAAGCGAGTCTGAAAGACCCGAATTCCGAAAATATCAAGCAGCAGCCAGAATATGCCAAGAATTTGGCACGTACCCGCGAGGGGAAAGAGCAATATCTGGTGCTGGTTGGTATTTGTACGCACTTGGGTTGTTCCCCGACGTACCGTCCTGAGTTGGCGCCGGCTGACTTGGGTGCAGATTGGAAAGGTGGTTGGTATTGCCCGTGCCACGGCTCTAAATTCGATCTGGCAGGTCGCGTTTTCAAGAACGTTCCAGCCGGGGCGAACCTTGAAGTACCTCCGTACTACTTCAAAGACGATAACACTATCCTGATCGGTGAAGATGGAGGTAAAGCATAA
- a CDS encoding ClpXP protease specificity-enhancing factor, whose translation MNQPKQPIYTPKRPYLLRAFYEWIADNNLTPHIMVDARSDQVQVPRQFVKDGSIVLNVSMTATSNLMMDNDQVTFSARFGGKSVSIWLPMWSIMGIYAKETQDGLHFPPEEYAESMAIPAAEAPAPRPSLATVAGTAVTNSDEGSSSDADDGQDEPPPPKPTKRPALRVVK comes from the coding sequence ATGAACCAGCCCAAGCAACCCATTTACACCCCGAAGCGACCTTATTTGTTGCGTGCCTTCTACGAGTGGATCGCGGATAATAATCTGACGCCGCATATTATGGTGGATGCACGTTCCGATCAGGTTCAGGTTCCTCGTCAGTTTGTCAAGGATGGCAGTATCGTGCTGAATGTGAGCATGACGGCTACCAGCAATCTGATGATGGACAATGATCAGGTAACCTTTAGTGCCCGCTTCGGTGGCAAGTCTGTGTCGATCTGGTTGCCGATGTGGTCGATCATGGGTATTTACGCCAAGGAAACGCAGGATGGCTTGCATTTCCCGCCAGAGGAATATGCCGAGAGTATGGCGATTCCTGCTGCGGAAGCACCGGCGCCACGCCCATCACTGGCAACGGTTGCCGGGACAGCGGTGACCAACAGTGATGAGGGTTCCTCCTCTGATGCTGATGATGGTCAGGATGAACCACCACCGCCGAAGCCTACCAAACGCCCTGCTTTGCGGGTGGTCAAGTAA
- a CDS encoding dihydroorotase, whose product MSSLLIVNANLVNEGQITEADVLIRDGRIASIGRHLSAPGVRVLDAAGRHLLPGMIDDQVHFREPGMTHKADMASESRAAVAGGVTSFMDMPNTIPNALDSATLNDKKHLAAGRSLGNYGFYLGASNDNLEVIKALNPKDACGIKVFMGASTGNMLVDDPEILEQIFTHAPILISAHCEDTPTIMENEESYRSIYGDNIPFNLHPTIRSEAACYKSSSMAMELAKRCGTRLHILHISTAKEAEMFSDADLKDKQITAEACVHFLHFADEDYATKGALIKCNPAIKTAEDRAGIIQALLDGRLDVIGTDHAPHTWEEKHNPSYFKAPSGLPLVQHALPTVLEHYQDGIFTLEFIVEKTSHAVAEMFNIKDRGYIREGYWADLTLVDLDKPFVSTHANSLSKCGWTPFDGYEFRSSIAATLVNGQLVWQDGKLLDVAPLGMALEFDRE is encoded by the coding sequence ATGAGTTCACTGTTGATTGTCAATGCAAATCTGGTCAATGAAGGGCAGATTACGGAAGCTGACGTGCTCATCCGTGACGGGCGTATTGCCTCCATTGGTCGTCATTTGTCCGCACCGGGTGTCAGGGTACTGGATGCTGCCGGGCGGCATTTACTGCCGGGCATGATTGATGATCAGGTGCATTTCCGTGAACCGGGGATGACCCACAAGGCTGACATGGCAAGCGAAAGCCGTGCTGCTGTGGCGGGGGGCGTTACCAGCTTTATGGATATGCCGAACACCATCCCAAATGCGCTGGATTCTGCGACGCTTAACGATAAAAAACACTTGGCTGCGGGGCGTTCGCTGGGGAATTATGGGTTCTATCTGGGCGCCTCCAACGACAACCTTGAAGTCATCAAAGCGCTGAACCCGAAAGATGCTTGCGGGATAAAAGTGTTCATGGGAGCATCGACCGGCAATATGTTGGTGGATGACCCGGAGATTCTGGAGCAAATCTTTACCCATGCACCGATCCTGATTTCGGCGCATTGTGAAGATACCCCGACCATCATGGAAAACGAGGAAAGTTACCGCAGTATTTACGGTGACAATATCCCCTTCAATTTGCACCCGACCATCCGTAGTGAAGCCGCCTGTTACAAATCGTCTTCGATGGCGATGGAATTGGCAAAGCGCTGTGGGACGCGCTTGCATATCCTGCACATTTCCACTGCCAAAGAAGCAGAAATGTTTTCCGATGCGGACTTGAAGGACAAGCAGATTACGGCGGAAGCCTGCGTCCATTTCCTGCATTTTGCGGATGAGGATTATGCGACCAAAGGGGCGCTCATCAAGTGCAACCCGGCAATCAAGACGGCGGAAGACCGCGCAGGCATTATTCAGGCATTGCTGGATGGGCGGCTGGATGTGATCGGCACTGACCACGCCCCGCATACGTGGGAAGAAAAACACAACCCCAGTTATTTTAAAGCGCCTTCGGGTTTGCCACTGGTGCAACACGCGCTGCCAACGGTGCTGGAGCATTATCAAGATGGCATTTTCACGCTGGAATTCATTGTCGAAAAGACCAGCCATGCCGTTGCCGAGATGTTCAATATCAAGGATCGTGGCTATATCCGTGAAGGCTATTGGGCAGACCTGACGCTGGTTGATCTGGACAAGCCGTTTGTATCAACGCACGCCAATAGCCTGTCAAAGTGTGGTTGGACGCCGTTCGATGGTTACGAATTCCGCTCCAGCATTGCCGCCACCTTGGTGAATGGGCAACTGGTCTGGCAAGACGGCAAGCTGCTGGATGTTGCGCCACTAGGCATGGCGCTGGAATTTGATCGCGAGTAA
- a CDS encoding SUMF1/EgtB/PvdO family nonheme iron enzyme, translated as MQQIFISYAQDQAHGQRLAEQVQQQLHGAGFAVFRDVSGVIPGTKWVHEIERQLKASELVVLVVSAKALHSDWVFAEFDMAKEHQIPIIPVFAEALSAPLWLRHLQRLDFSREADWQRLMQAISSHITVPSPQAPYSPPVPVLVKQQPDLAWANASGDDQYGRYADVDVKGVIQRFRWLQPGKFLMGSPQSEKERSDDEVQHEVTLSQGFWLADTACTQALWQAVMGNNPADFSDDLRNPVEQVSWDHTQGFIQQLNGVVSGLKAKLPTEAQWEYACRAGSTSPFSFGTNITPEQVNYDGNYPYAGGKKGLYREKTVPVKSLPANPWGLYEMYGNVWEWCQDWYGSYPAEPVRNPEGSQTGVLRVVRGGSWYSVGWLVRSAIRRRLDPANRDDFIGFRLALGH; from the coding sequence ATGCAGCAGATTTTTATCAGTTACGCCCAAGACCAAGCGCACGGGCAACGCCTCGCCGAACAAGTGCAGCAGCAGTTGCACGGGGCGGGTTTTGCCGTGTTCCGCGATGTCAGCGGTGTGATTCCCGGCACAAAATGGGTGCACGAAATCGAACGCCAGTTGAAAGCCAGTGAGCTGGTGGTGCTGGTGGTCTCCGCTAAGGCATTGCATTCAGATTGGGTATTCGCCGAATTTGATATGGCGAAGGAGCACCAGATACCCATCATCCCGGTGTTTGCCGAAGCGCTGTCTGCACCGTTGTGGTTACGTCATCTCCAACGGCTGGATTTTTCCCGTGAAGCCGATTGGCAACGGTTGATGCAAGCGATCAGCAGCCATATCACGGTGCCGAGTCCGCAAGCTCCTTACTCACCTCCTGTCCCTGTGCTTGTTAAGCAGCAGCCTGATCTGGCGTGGGCAAATGCATCAGGTGATGACCAATACGGGCGTTACGCCGATGTGGATGTAAAAGGCGTGATCCAGCGTTTTCGGTGGTTACAACCGGGCAAGTTCCTGATGGGGTCGCCGCAATCTGAGAAGGAGCGCAGTGATGATGAGGTTCAGCATGAAGTCACGCTGAGCCAAGGTTTTTGGCTGGCGGATACGGCTTGTACCCAAGCCTTGTGGCAAGCCGTGATGGGCAATAACCCCGCCGACTTTTCAGATGACCTGCGTAATCCGGTGGAGCAGGTGAGTTGGGATCATACGCAAGGTTTCATTCAACAGCTCAATGGGGTTGTGTCGGGTCTGAAAGCGAAGCTGCCAACCGAAGCGCAATGGGAATATGCCTGCCGTGCCGGAAGCACCTCGCCGTTTTCTTTTGGCACAAACATTACACCCGAACAGGTCAATTACGATGGTAATTATCCGTATGCAGGTGGCAAAAAAGGTTTGTATCGGGAGAAAACCGTTCCGGTCAAATCGCTTCCAGCGAATCCGTGGGGCTTGTACGAAATGTACGGCAACGTCTGGGAATGGTGTCAGGATTGGTATGGTTCTTATCCGGCGGAGCCGGTCAGGAACCCGGAGGGTTCACAAACAGGCGTTCTGCGCGTCGTTCGCGGCGGTTCGTGGTACAGCGTCGGCTGGCTCGTGCGTTCTGCCATCCGTCGCAGGCTCGATCCCGCTAACCGTGACGACTTCATTGGCTTCCGGCTTGCCCTAGGTCATTGA
- a CDS encoding Nif3-like dinuclear metal center hexameric protein gives MNLYTLETYLNKLLNIGKFRDYAPNGLQVEGRAEVTRIVTGVTASQALLDAAVEYGADAVLVHHGYFWKGESPVIRGMKKQRIATLIQHDISLLGYHLPLDAHPELGNNAQLAMLLGIRNEGVMDERELQSVGNIGSVSEPVSLADFGQQVATALAREPLLIAGGEHPVQRIAWCTGGAQGYIQQAFELGADTYLSGEISEHTVHFARENGIHYIAAGHHATERYGIKALGNHLAEQFGLEHRFIDINNPA, from the coding sequence ATGAACCTTTACACCTTAGAAACTTACCTCAATAAGCTGCTGAATATTGGCAAGTTCCGCGACTATGCGCCCAATGGTTTGCAGGTTGAGGGCAGGGCAGAAGTCACCCGGATTGTGACCGGCGTAACCGCTTCCCAAGCCTTGCTGGATGCCGCCGTCGAATACGGTGCAGATGCGGTCTTGGTGCATCACGGTTATTTCTGGAAAGGTGAATCACCCGTGATTCGGGGCATGAAAAAGCAGCGTATTGCCACCTTGATCCAGCATGACATCAGCTTACTGGGATACCATTTGCCGCTGGATGCGCACCCGGAACTCGGCAATAACGCGCAACTCGCGATGTTATTGGGTATCCGCAACGAAGGGGTGATGGATGAGCGTGAGTTGCAAAGCGTGGGTAATATCGGTTCGGTAAGCGAACCCGTGTCGCTGGCAGATTTCGGGCAGCAAGTGGCGACAGCCTTGGCGCGTGAACCCTTATTGATTGCGGGTGGCGAGCATCCAGTGCAGCGTATCGCTTGGTGTACCGGTGGGGCGCAAGGTTACATTCAGCAAGCCTTCGAGCTGGGTGCGGATACCTATTTGAGTGGCGAGATTTCCGAACATACCGTGCATTTCGCCCGTGAAAACGGCATCCATTACATTGCTGCGGGGCATCACGCGACTGAGCGTTATGGCATAAAAGCACTCGGCAATCATTTGGCAGAGCAGTTTGGTTTGGAACATCGCTTTATCGATATCAATAACCCGGCATAA
- a CDS encoding cytochrome b has product MAERPAHNYKGFLGWVEDRFPMMETWQAHLAGYYAPKNFNFWYFFGSLAMLVLVIQIFSGLFLAFHYKPDTGLAFASVEYIMRDVPGGWFIRYMHSTGASAFFIVVYLHMFRALIYGSYKGKRELIWLIGMAIYLALMATAFMGYLLPWGQMSYWGAQVIINLFNTIPVIGEGLSTWIRGDFVLGDATLNRFFALHFFLPSLVLPALVFVHIVALHAVGSNNPDGVEIKQGPKGNRWSETAPTDGIPFHPYYSVKDILGVIVFLIGFFAILFFVPEGGGYFLEQPNFEPANAMKTPLHIAPVWYFTPFYTVLRAIPDPFFGTLAMFAAIAVLFVLPWIDRNPVKSWRYRTSAHKINLILFAVVFLVLGWMGVEAVTPAFKELGTRMTQIYFIFFVVLWIHSNPSKAKYVMWFGILLAAIIAYDFTFRVPGSDPEALNQMLIQAIWPVGYLALTLLLPAFKASCNEEKPVPDRVTG; this is encoded by the coding sequence ATGGCAGAGCGTCCCGCACATAATTACAAGGGTTTCCTGGGTTGGGTCGAAGACCGCTTCCCCATGATGGAAACTTGGCAAGCGCATTTGGCTGGTTACTATGCGCCTAAAAACTTCAATTTCTGGTATTTCTTCGGTTCACTGGCGATGCTGGTACTGGTTATCCAGATTTTCTCTGGCCTGTTCCTGGCCTTCCATTACAAGCCGGATACCGGTTTGGCGTTTGCTTCGGTTGAATACATCATGCGTGATGTGCCGGGTGGCTGGTTTATCCGCTACATGCACTCCACGGGCGCTTCTGCGTTCTTTATCGTGGTGTACCTGCACATGTTCCGTGCGCTGATTTACGGATCCTACAAAGGCAAGCGCGAACTGATCTGGTTGATCGGTATGGCGATTTATCTGGCGCTGATGGCAACAGCCTTCATGGGCTATTTGCTGCCTTGGGGTCAAATGTCTTACTGGGGTGCGCAGGTTATCATCAACCTGTTCAATACGATTCCGGTGATAGGTGAAGGTCTGTCTACCTGGATTCGTGGTGACTTCGTACTCGGTGATGCAACCCTGAACCGCTTCTTTGCGCTACACTTCTTCTTGCCTTCGCTGGTGCTGCCTGCATTGGTGTTTGTCCACATCGTGGCGCTGCACGCAGTCGGTTCCAATAATCCTGACGGTGTTGAAATCAAGCAAGGCCCTAAAGGCAACCGTTGGAGCGAAACTGCCCCGACTGATGGTATTCCGTTCCACCCTTACTACTCTGTTAAAGACATTCTGGGTGTGATCGTGTTCCTGATTGGCTTCTTCGCTATCCTGTTCTTTGTACCAGAAGGTGGCGGCTATTTCCTCGAACAGCCAAACTTTGAACCAGCGAATGCGATGAAAACACCATTGCACATTGCCCCTGTGTGGTACTTCACGCCATTTTATACCGTTTTGCGTGCAATTCCTGACCCGTTCTTTGGTACGTTGGCGATGTTTGCTGCGATTGCTGTCCTGTTCGTGCTGCCGTGGATCGACCGTAATCCGGTTAAATCTTGGCGCTACCGCACCAGCGCACACAAGATCAACCTGATCCTGTTTGCTGTGGTGTTCTTGGTATTGGGCTGGATGGGTGTTGAAGCGGTAACGCCTGCCTTCAAGGAACTGGGTACGCGTATGACCCAAATCTACTTCATTTTCTTTGTGGTGCTGTGGATCCATAGCAATCCATCCAAGGCGAAGTATGTGATGTGGTTTGGTATCCTGCTGGCGGCGATTATTGCTTATGACTTTACGTTCCGTGTACCCGGTAGTGACCCTGAAGCATTGAACCAAATGCTTATTCAGGCTATCTGGCCAGTAGGCTATCTGGCACTGACTTTGTTGTTGCCTGCTTTTAAAGCGAGCTGCAATGAAGAAAAGCCGGTTCCTGACCGTGTAACAGGTTGA
- the hisC gene encoding histidinol-phosphate transaminase yields MSQYWSKLVHDLDPYVPGEQPKDQRYVKLNTNECPYPPSPNALAAIHAAADERLRLYPDPNADELKDAIADYYSVERANIFAGNGSDEVLAHVFCGLLKHDAPLLYPDISYSFYPVYANLYQIEAKQIPLRDDFSLNLKDFSGKNGGIIFPNPNAPTSMAVGLDVIEALLQANRDSVVVVDEAYVDFGAETAIPLIAKYPNLLVVQTFSKSRSLAGLRVGFAVGHPDLINALERVKNSFNSYPLGRMAIAGAAAAMRDKEYFASTCQQIIATREMTVQKLTELGFSVLPSAANFVFARPPAGNAEALYLALKQRGVLVRYFNKLRINEYLRITIGTDDEMNTFLQILAEL; encoded by the coding sequence ATGAGCCAATACTGGAGCAAACTGGTACACGATCTCGACCCGTATGTGCCGGGCGAGCAGCCCAAAGACCAGCGCTACGTCAAGCTGAACACCAACGAATGCCCGTACCCGCCTTCGCCCAACGCCTTGGCGGCGATCCACGCGGCAGCGGATGAGCGCTTGCGCCTCTATCCCGACCCGAATGCGGATGAACTCAAGGATGCCATCGCCGACTACTACAGCGTCGAACGCGCCAATATCTTCGCCGGTAACGGTTCGGATGAAGTGCTGGCACACGTTTTCTGCGGCCTGCTCAAGCACGATGCGCCACTGCTGTACCCGGACATCAGCTACAGCTTCTACCCGGTCTACGCCAACCTCTACCAGATTGAGGCGAAGCAAATTCCGCTGCGGGACGATTTCAGCCTGAACTTGAAGGATTTCAGCGGCAAAAACGGCGGCATTATCTTCCCCAACCCCAACGCGCCCACCAGCATGGCGGTCGGGCTGGATGTGATTGAAGCCTTGCTGCAAGCCAACCGCGATTCCGTGGTGGTGGTGGATGAAGCCTACGTCGACTTCGGCGCAGAAACTGCGATTCCGCTGATAGCGAAGTATCCGAACCTATTGGTGGTACAAACCTTTTCCAAATCGCGATCCCTCGCCGGGTTGCGGGTTGGTTTTGCCGTTGGCCATCCTGACCTGATCAATGCATTAGAGCGAGTGAAAAATTCCTTCAACTCCTACCCACTCGGACGCATGGCGATTGCCGGGGCTGCGGCGGCGATGCGTGACAAGGAATACTTCGCGAGTACTTGCCAGCAAATCATCGCCACCCGTGAAATGACGGTGCAAAAACTCACCGAACTGGGTTTTAGCGTATTGCCCTCGGCGGCCAATTTCGTGTTTGCCCGCCCGCCCGCAGGCAATGCCGAAGCCCTGTATCTGGCATTGAAGCAGCGCGGCGTGCTGGTACGCTATTTCAACAAGCTGCGTATCAACGAATACTTGCGCATCACCATCGGTACGGATGATGAAATGAACACTTTCTTGCAAATACTTGCTGAACTATGA
- the folA gene encoding type 3 dihydrofolate reductase, translated as MLSLIAAMAHQRVIGCEGNMPWHLPADLSWFKQNTLGKPIIMGRKTWDSIGRALPGRRNLVISRDTAFQPSGAERFASPDAAWEAVTSAPEVMIVGGAQIYRHFLARADRLYLTLIDADFTGDTFFPDYNQYQWHEVERINCPADAKNPYPYSFLVLERES; from the coding sequence ATGCTGTCACTGATTGCAGCGATGGCACATCAGCGGGTGATCGGGTGCGAAGGCAACATGCCTTGGCACTTGCCCGCTGATCTTTCTTGGTTCAAACAAAATACCCTAGGTAAGCCGATTATCATGGGGCGCAAAACTTGGGATTCGATCGGACGCGCTTTACCCGGACGCCGTAATCTGGTCATTTCACGTGATACAGCCTTTCAGCCCAGTGGCGCAGAACGCTTTGCCTCGCCGGATGCAGCTTGGGAAGCGGTCACTAGTGCCCCCGAAGTGATGATTGTGGGTGGTGCTCAAATCTACCGGCACTTTTTGGCGCGTGCCGACCGTCTGTATTTAACCTTGATTGATGCTGATTTTACAGGCGATACTTTTTTTCCTGACTATAATCAATATCAATGGCATGAAGTAGAGCGGATTAATTGTCCTGCTGATGCCAAAAACCCTTATCCCTATTCCTTCCTGGTTCTTGAACGGGAATCCTGA